The sequence below is a genomic window from Micromonospora aurantiaca ATCC 27029.
GGTGGCCAGGGTCCACGACAGCTGCCCGGCAGCGGTGTCGAGGCCGTTGCCGGCGGCGTAGTCGATGATCGCGAGGAGCACCTGGTGTTCGCTGGTGAACCAGGCCAGCGCGGCCGCCAGGTCGTCGAGCCGTTCGGCGGTCACCCCCGGCGCGGCGGGGGCCAGGGTCAGCGGGTCGCGCTGCGGGGACAGCAGCAGTGCGGCCGCGTGCGCCGTGTGCAGGTGGTGGTCGACCAGCCGGCACAGCGCGGGCCGGGTACCGGCCGGGTCGCCGGTCGCCCGCTCGACCGCGAAACTACGGACCAGGTCGTGCATGCGGTACCGGCCCGCGACGTGCTCCTGCACAAGATGCGCGTCGACCAGCTCGCGCAGCAGCGGGCGCAGCTCGTCCGGCGTACGGGCGGTCAGGCCGGCCGCCGCGGCCCGGCTGATGTCCGGGCCCGGGGCGAGTCCGAGCAGCGTGAACACCTCCGCCGCGGCCGGTGTGAGCGCCGCGAGCGAGCGGGACAGCACCACGCGCAGGTTCGTCGTCGCCTCGTCGCCGGCCAGCGCGTCCAGCGGGTGGACAGCCGTGGTCAGCTCCGCCGCGACCGACGACAGGGGGAGTTCGGGGTGAAGCGCGGCACGGGCCGCCACGATCCCGAGCGCCAGCGGCAGACCTCCGCAGAAGCGCAGGATGTCCGCGACGGCGTCCGGGTGTCCCGCCACCCGTGCGGCACCCACCTGCCGGACGATCAGCTCGTGGGCCTCGTCGTCGGGCAGCACGTCCAGTGGCAGCGGATGCGCGCCGTGGGTGGTGACGAGGCCGGCCAGCTGCCGGCGGCTGGTCACCAGGACCGCACTCGTGGGCGTGCCGGGCAGCAGCGGGATCACCGTGGCGGTGTCTCGGGCGTCGTCGAGAACCACCAGCAGCCGGCGGCCGGCGACGAGCGTGCGGTACAGCGACGCCCGGGCGTCCGGGTCGGCCGGGACGCGTGCCGGTTCGACGCCGAGCGCTTCGAGGAATCCGCGCACCGCCGCGGGCCACGCCACCGGGTCCGCAGCCGGGTCGAAGCCGCGCAGGTTGACGTAGAGCTGCCCGTCGGGGAAGCGGCCAGCGTTGGCGTGCGCCCAGCGCAGGGCCAGCCAGGTCTTTCCGACGCCACCGCCACCACCGATGGACGAGATCACCACCGGCGACCCGCCGCCGTCCGGGCGTCCCGCGTCGCCGAGTTGTTCGTCGAGGCGCGCGAGCTGGGCGGTCCGGCCGGCGAAGACCCCTGGCGACGCTGGTAGCTGCCGGGGCACGGCACCCGCATCCCGTGCCGTGCCGGTGGCCGTCGCGCTTGATTCGCCGCCGCCCGGCAGGTCCGGCGGCGCGATCGCCGCGTCGGCGGTGAGGATCTGCTGGTAGAGCTGTGCCAGCGGCGGGCTGGGGTCCGTACCGACCTCGGCGGCCAGCCGGCGGCGCATCCGGTGGAAGTGCTCGAGGGCGTCGGCCTGCCGCCCGCACCGGTACAACGCGAGCATCGCCTGCGCCGCCAGGCGCTCGTCCCACGGGTACCGGCCGCTCAGCGCCAGGACGTCGGGGAGAAGGCGGACGTGCCGGCCCCGGCGCAGGGCGATGTCGTTGCGGTCCAGCGCGGCGGCGAGCCGCTGCCGGTCGAGGGTCTGCCGGTAGGCCACCAGCCACTGTGTGGTCAGCCCGTCGAACGCCTCGCCGCGCCAGAGACCCAGCGCCCGTTCCAGGCAGCTGATCGCTGTCGCGTCGTCCCCGGCGCGCCGAGCCTGCTCGGTCAGCTCGCGGAAGCGGTGCAGGTCGACGCGGTCCGGGTCGACGGCGAGCAGATAGCCGGGATGGCGCCGGACGATGCGGACCTCGTCCGCGTCGGCCAGCGCCTGGCGGAGCCGGGACAGGTAGCCGCGCAGGGTGGCGGTGGCCCCGTCCGGCACCTCGTCGCCCCAGACCCGGCTGATGAGCTGTTCGGTCGCGACGACACGGTTGGGCTCGACCAGCAGGGCGGCGAGGACGCACTGTTGACGGGCGTGACCGATCCGGACCGTCCGGCCGTCGACCCGGACGTCCAGGTCGCCGAGTACCCGGAACTCCACCGCCACGGACTGTCACGGTAGCCGCGGACGGCGATGGTCGGACCGGGCCTGACGACGATCCGACAGGCGGCAGCGCGACGGTCCGCGTTCCCGGTCTCCCGGTGCGCGGACCGCCGTGCCGGCGGGATCACGGGCAGTTGATCGGGAGATCCAGGGTGGGCCGGGGATCGTCGATCACCGCGTCCGGTCCGCAGTCACCGTCGTCCCAGCCGGGGCCGCCGACCAGGGTGTCCACGCCCTGGTCGCCGTAGAGGTGGTCGTCGTTGCTGCCGCCGTCCACGCGGTCGTTGCCGTCCAGGGCGCTGGGCCCGATGAAGCGGTCACCGTGGATGGTGTCGGCGCCGCCGTCGCCGTGGAGGTTGTCGTTGCCCAGGTCGCCCCAGATGTCGTCGCCGGTCAGCCCGCCGTAGACGATGTCGTCGCCGCTGTTGGCCTGGATGTCGTCGTTGCCGTCGAGCCCGCAGATGATGTCGTCGTAGACGCTTCCGACGATGACGTTGCGAGTTGTCGTGCCGATGATGAACTCCGGGCCGTTGGCGTTGTTGCTGACGTAGAGCGCGCCGGCGAATCTCAGGGTGTATCCGGCCGGCACCGGCGCCCCGGAGTAGGGGCCGCAGTCGGCGGGGACGATGTAGGCCGTGGACGCCGGGGCGGCGCCACCGGCAAGGCCCGCGGCGGCCAGGACGAGCGCACCGACCACCGAGGCGGCGGCACGCGAGGTGGAGAGGAAACGGTGTGACATGACGCTTCTCCCTTGCGGTTTGATGGATGCGAGAAGCGTCACCGGCGAGCGTTCAGCGGACGTGCAGCAAACGTTGAACCCGACTCGCCCCCGTCGATCTTGGAGTTGTGGCGCCTCGAATGTCGCCGATGCCGGGTTGGTGAACCACCACAACTCCAAGATCGGCGAAGAGGGGAGCGGTGAGTTCGCCGCGGCGGCGCGGTCCAACCTCCGACGGCCCGACTCTGGAGGTTCCATGTCCGACACGCTGACCCGCAGCGAGCTGTGGGCGCTCGCGCACGCCGAGCGCGCCGCCCTGGCCGACGATCTCGCCGGGCTCGACGCGGCGCAGTGGGCGCGGCCCTCGCTGTGCAGCCGGTGGACGGTGGAGGAGACGCTGGCGCACATGACCGCGGCGGCGAGCATCGGCCGCGTCCGCTGGCTCGCGAGCGTGCTCGGCGCCCGGTTCGACTTCGATCTGCACAACGACCGCCGTCTGGCCGAGCACCGGGGCGCCGACCCGGGGGAGACGCTGGACCGGTTCCGCCGGATCATCGGCAGCACCACGTCGACGTTCGGGCCGACCGAGGCGTGGCTCGGTGAGGTGGTCGTGCACGCCCAGGACATCCGGCGTCCGCTCGGCCTGACACGGACGCCGTCGGTCGAGGCCGTCACGCCGGTCGCCCGGTTCTACGCCGGGCGGGACTTCACGGTGGCCGGGCGCAGCGCGATCGACGGCCTGCGGGTGGAGGCGACCGACGGACCGTTCACCGCCGGCACCGGCCCGCTGGTCAGCGGCACCACGCTCGCGCTGATGATGGCGATGGCCGGGCGGGCCGCCTACTGCGACGACCTCACCGGCCCCGGCGTGCCGGCGCTGCGGGAGCGCTGCGCACCCGCCTGACGACGCCCGGCGGCGGGAACGCGGGAGAACGGCGACGCCTGCCGCAGCGAAGGTCACTGCTTCGGCAGCGTCAGGATCTCCGCGCCGTCGTCGGTGATGGCGATGGTGTGCTCGCTGTGCGCGGTGCGGCAGCCGGTCGCGCTGCGCAGCGTCCACCCGTCGGCGTCGGTGACCAGCGTGGCGGTGTCCGCCATCACCCACGGCTCCAGCGCCAGGAGCAGTCCGGGACGCAGCGTGTAGCCGCGCCCGGGGCGCCCGGTGTTCGACACGTGCGGGTCCTGGTGCATCGTCGACCCGACGCCGTGGCCGCCGAACTCGGTGTTGACCGTGTATCCGGCTTCGGTGAGGACCGAGCCGATGGCGTACGAGAGGTCGCCGACGCGGACGCCGGGGCGGGCCGCGGCGATCCCGGCCTGCAACGCCCGTTCGGTGGCGTCGATGAGCGCGACGCTCTCCGCGGGCCGGGCGTCACCGACGACGAAGCTGATCGCGGAGTCGGCCACCACCCCGCCCAGCGAGACGGCCAGGTCGAGGCTGAGCAGGTCGCCGTCGGCCAGCGTGTAGTCGTGCGGCAGCCCGTGCAGCACCGCGTCGTTGACCGAGGTGCAGATGTAGTGGCCGAACGGCCCGCGCCCGAACGACGGCTCGTAGTCGACGTAGCAGGACTGCGCCCCGGCCTCGGTGATCATGCGCTGCGCCTGCCTGTCGATGTCGAGCAGGTTCGTGCCCACGGTGGTGCGGCTGCGCAGCGTCCGCAGGATGTGGGCGACCAGGGCGCCGGTGTCCCGCGCCCGCCGTACGTCGGTGGGGCTCAGGATCTCGATCATGCAGGCGCCTTCCTCACGCGACCAATAAGTATCCCGGTCATGTTATCCCGGTATTAGAATCCTGGCATGGTCAGGTTGCCCCTCACCCCCGCCGAGGTCGAGCGCGGGCAGCGCCTCGGTGCGCTTCTGCGCCGCGCCCGGGGCGAGCGTTCGATGCTGCTCACCGCGCTCGACGCCGGTGTCTCCCCGGAGACGCTCCGGAAGATCGAGTCCGGCCGGGTCGCCACGCCGGCGTTCCCCACCATCGCCGCCATCGCCGACGTCCTCGGACTCTCCCTCGACGAGGTGTGGGCCGAGATCAGCCGCTCCGACGCCGCGGTGCGTCTCGCGCCGTCCGAGCGACGCCTGGCTTCGTAGGGCCACCCTGCCGACCCGGTGAGCATACTGAGTATGCTCCCCCGCATGCCACCCTCGCGTCGCGCCGTCGCGCTTGTCGTCCCCGTCGCCGGTTTCCTGCTCGGCTTCCTGGACTTCGTCTGGATCAAGTGGGTGCCGTTCCCGTTCGCCGAACTCGGCAACTCCACAGCCACCTGGGCGGTCGCCGCGTTCGCGCTGGGATGGTGGATCCGGTCGGGCGCGGTGCGCGCCGCCGTGGCGGCCAGCGTCCTGCTGATCGTCGCGGTGCCCAGCTACTACCTGGCGGCGACGCTGCTCCAGGGCGACGACCTCGCCGTGATCTGGTCGCCCACCTCGATCGTCTGGATGGCGTTCGGCGTGGTGGCGGGCGTGGTGTTCGGCGTCGGCGGCATCTGGGCGCGGACCGACGGATGGCGGCGAATCGTGGGGACCGCCCTGCCGGTGGCCGTGTTCGTCGAGGAGGCGCTGCGGTTCGCGCTGAAGTCCGGGTCGTACCCCGGAGCGTGGTGGAACGTGGCGATCGACCTCGGGCTCGCCGCGCTGCTCGTGGTGCTGATCGGCCGGTCCGCCCGGGTGCGGCTGCTGGCCGCCGCGGTGGCGCTGCCGGTAGCCGCGCTCGGCGCTGTCACGTTCGCCGCCGTCGCGGGCTGACCCGCCGCGTCGGCCGGCGAACCACCGGTCCTGGTCGGCGCGGGCGGATGGCAGGACAACCGCGCCGGCTGAGAGGCTGCGGATCGCTGGCGACCGGGATCGGCGACAATGGCCCGAGAACGGCGTGGTCCGGACGACGGGGGAGGAAACGGATGATCCGACGGCAGGTGCTCGCGGCGGCGATGCTCACGGCGACGGCTCTGGTGGCCGGCTGCACCACGGACCGGCCCGAAGCCGCACCGGCGACCAGCGCCCCGGCCGCATCCACCGCCCCGGCCACGCCGAGCGCCACACCGAACGCCTCGCCGGTGCCCGCGCCGCCGGAACTGGCGGCCCTGGAGCGGCGCTCCGGCGCCCGGATCGGCGTCTTCGCCCTCGACACCGGCACCGGCCGCACCCTCGCGCACCGGGCCGACGAGCGGTTCGCGTACGCCTCCACGTGCAAGGCGCTCGCGGCGGGCGCGATGCTGGCCGCCACGTCGGACGCCGACCGGGACCGGGTGGTCCGCTACCGGCGCGCGGACCTGGTGGCGCACTCCCCGGTGACCGAGCGGCACGTGGAGACCGGGATGACGCTGCGGGACGCCGCCGAGGCGGCGGTGCGGTACAGCGACAACACCGCGGGCAACCTGCTGTTCGACGCGCTCGGCGGCCCGGCCGGTTTCGAGCGGGCGCTGCGGGACGTCGGCGACCAGGTGACCCGGCCCGCCCGTACCGAGCCGGAACTCAACGCGGCCACACCCGGCGACGAGCGCGACA
It includes:
- a CDS encoding AfsR/SARP family transcriptional regulator: MAVEFRVLGDLDVRVDGRTVRIGHARQQCVLAALLVEPNRVVATEQLISRVWGDEVPDGATATLRGYLSRLRQALADADEVRIVRRHPGYLLAVDPDRVDLHRFRELTEQARRAGDDATAISCLERALGLWRGEAFDGLTTQWLVAYRQTLDRQRLAAALDRNDIALRRGRHVRLLPDVLALSGRYPWDERLAAQAMLALYRCGRQADALEHFHRMRRRLAAEVGTDPSPPLAQLYQQILTADAAIAPPDLPGGGESSATATGTARDAGAVPRQLPASPGVFAGRTAQLARLDEQLGDAGRPDGGGSPVVISSIGGGGGVGKTWLALRWAHANAGRFPDGQLYVNLRGFDPAADPVAWPAAVRGFLEALGVEPARVPADPDARASLYRTLVAGRRLLVVLDDARDTATVIPLLPGTPTSAVLVTSRRQLAGLVTTHGAHPLPLDVLPDDEAHELIVRQVGAARVAGHPDAVADILRFCGGLPLALGIVAARAALHPELPLSSVAAELTTAVHPLDALAGDEATTNLRVVLSRSLAALTPAAAEVFTLLGLAPGPDISRAAAAGLTARTPDELRPLLRELVDAHLVQEHVAGRYRMHDLVRSFAVERATGDPAGTRPALCRLVDHHLHTAHAAALLLSPQRDPLTLAPAAPGVTAERLDDLAAALAWFTSEHQVLLAIIDYAAGNGLDTAAGQLSWTLATYFDRQGHWHDWATVARRAVEATRRSDDRPAQAQAHRLLAGACSNLGRYDEAQRNLLAALDLFAALADDEGRAHTHFDLSMLHDRQRQPREALPHARRSLALYERVGGPLKQAVALNAIGWYHSQLGEHHDAITFCRRALALSEEAGSAYGQANTWDSIGFAHHHLGEYEHAVDCFRQALALFTDIGDRHAEGIVLDHLGDTWAAAGRADAARNAWQRSLALLDELGHADAEAVRRKLHQ
- a CDS encoding calcium-binding protein — encoded protein: MSHRFLSTSRAAASVVGALVLAAAGLAGGAAPASTAYIVPADCGPYSGAPVPAGYTLRFAGALYVSNNANGPEFIIGTTTRNVIVGSVYDDIICGLDGNDDIQANSGDDIVYGGLTGDDIWGDLGNDNLHGDGGADTIHGDRFIGPSALDGNDRVDGGSNDDHLYGDQGVDTLVGGPGWDDGDCGPDAVIDDPRPTLDLPINCP
- a CDS encoding maleylpyruvate isomerase family mycothiol-dependent enzyme → MSDTLTRSELWALAHAERAALADDLAGLDAAQWARPSLCSRWTVEETLAHMTAAASIGRVRWLASVLGARFDFDLHNDRRLAEHRGADPGETLDRFRRIIGSTTSTFGPTEAWLGEVVVHAQDIRRPLGLTRTPSVEAVTPVARFYAGRDFTVAGRSAIDGLRVEATDGPFTAGTGPLVSGTTLALMMAMAGRAAYCDDLTGPGVPALRERCAPA
- the map gene encoding type I methionyl aminopeptidase, with translation MIEILSPTDVRRARDTGALVAHILRTLRSRTTVGTNLLDIDRQAQRMITEAGAQSCYVDYEPSFGRGPFGHYICTSVNDAVLHGLPHDYTLADGDLLSLDLAVSLGGVVADSAISFVVGDARPAESVALIDATERALQAGIAAARPGVRVGDLSYAIGSVLTEAGYTVNTEFGGHGVGSTMHQDPHVSNTGRPGRGYTLRPGLLLALEPWVMADTATLVTDADGWTLRSATGCRTAHSEHTIAITDDGAEILTLPKQ
- a CDS encoding helix-turn-helix domain-containing protein: MVRLPLTPAEVERGQRLGALLRRARGERSMLLTALDAGVSPETLRKIESGRVATPAFPTIAAIADVLGLSLDEVWAEISRSDAAVRLAPSERRLAS
- a CDS encoding DUF6518 family protein, coding for MPPSRRAVALVVPVAGFLLGFLDFVWIKWVPFPFAELGNSTATWAVAAFALGWWIRSGAVRAAVAASVLLIVAVPSYYLAATLLQGDDLAVIWSPTSIVWMAFGVVAGVVFGVGGIWARTDGWRRIVGTALPVAVFVEEALRFALKSGSYPGAWWNVAIDLGLAALLVVLIGRSARVRLLAAAVALPVAALGAVTFAAVAG
- the bla gene encoding class A beta-lactamase; its protein translation is MIRRQVLAAAMLTATALVAGCTTDRPEAAPATSAPAASTAPATPSATPNASPVPAPPELAALERRSGARIGVFALDTGTGRTLAHRADERFAYASTCKALAAGAMLAATSDADRDRVVRYRRADLVAHSPVTERHVETGMTLRDAAEAAVRYSDNTAGNLLFDALGGPAGFERALRDVGDQVTRPARTEPELNAATPGDERDTSTPRALAGSLRAYTLGETLPPADRDLLLGWMRASTTGSGLVRAGVPAGWQVADKSGTGGYGTRNDIAVVWPPDRAPIVLAVMSSRDSRDAEPDDALVAQAARAAVTALR